The Zhihengliuella sp. ISTPL4 genomic interval GCCTGGCGCATCCCGTTCCTGGTCTCCGCCGTGCTCTTCGTCCTCGCGCTGTGGATCCGTCGTCGCCTCGAGGAGACGCCGGAGTACCGGGCCGCGGTCGCGAACGCCGAGCAGGCCGCGACGAAGGTGCCTCTGGCGGAGCTGTTCCGCCGCAGTCCCCGCGAACTCGTCATCGGCTTCTTCAGCGTCTGCGGGCACAACGTGACGAACTACGTGCTGAGCGCCTTCGCGCTGAGCTACCTCACGCTGACGGTCGGGATGCCCCGGGTCCAGGCACTGATCGCCGTGCTGGTCGCCTCGTTGCTCACCGCCTTCGCTCCCGTCCTCGGCGGGATCGCCGTCGACCGATTCGGGGCCAAGCGCGTGGTCGTCTTCGGCTCCGTCGCCGGCATCGTCCTCACGTACCCGGTCTTCCTCTCGCTGCAGTCCGGCGACCCGGTACTGGCTGCTCTCGGGATGACGGCGCTCGGCGTCATCGCCGTGGGGGCGACCGCCGCATCCACCGGGACCTTCCTCACGAACCTCTTCCCGACGCGGTACCGCTTCACCGGTGTCGCAACGGCCCGGGAACTCAACGGCGCCCTGGTCGCCGGCCCGACTCCCCTCGTCGCCACCGCTCTCGTCGCGGCCGCAGGGGGAGGGCTCTGGCTCGTGGTGCTGTTCGTCATCGGCGCCTGCCTGGTGTCGCTGCTGGCCGTCGT includes:
- a CDS encoding MFS transporter, translated to MANEQQRTMTPQARRAIAAAYFGTLIEWYDYALYGAAAGLVIGPLFFPDVIPASASMLAFATFAVGFVVRPLGGLLISHLGDRVGRKPAMILTIVLMGIATVGIGLLPTAEAIGLAAPILLILFRFVQGFGAGAELAGALTLVAEYAPERRRGRVIGLVTSGAPGGAFLATLAFTFASMLPGDVLLGGAWRIPFLVSAVLFVLALWIRRRLEETPEYRAAVANAEQAATKVPLAELFRRSPRELVIGFFSVCGHNVTNYVLSAFALSYLTLTVGMPRVQALIAVLVASLLTAFAPVLGGIAVDRFGAKRVVVFGSVAGIVLTYPVFLSLQSGDPVLAALGMTALGVIAVGATAASTGTFLTNLFPTRYRFTGVATARELNGALVAGPTPLVATALVAAAGGGLWLVVLFVIGACLVSLLAVVATPKRIGDLQPEDLSGSSRFAPTGRVAD